In Solidesulfovibrio carbinoliphilus subsp. oakridgensis, the sequence GCTTTTCTACGAGGCCAAGGCCCTGGGCATAAGCGTCGCCCCGGGCAACATCTTTTCGAGCTGCGACGCGTTCGACAACTTCCTGCGCCTAAGCTACGGCAACGCCTGGACCCCGGCCGTGGAGGAGGCCCTGGCCACCCTCGGCCGGCTGGCCGGGGAACTGGCCGACGGTGGGCGAGGGAGCGGCGGCCGGGCCCGGTGACCGGACGGCCGTTGCCTTGGGCCGATGATTGCCATAGTTACCAGGGGGACGGCCGTCTCCCGGCAACGGTCCGGGGATTTCCCCGCCCGGAACGTTGGTTTTTCGCGGCAAGCCTGCTAGCCTGTCCCCCGACGGACGCAGTGGGCTCCGGGCCGTCAAAAGGGAGTTTTCCCATGGAACGCCTTGCGCACACGAACACGGAGGAAGCCCTGGTCATCGGGCTGTCCGGCGAGATCATCATGGACGTGGTGATCGAACTGAAGGCGGAGATCGCGCCGTTGATCCAAAATGCCTCCCGGAAGGCGGTGGTCCTCGACCTGTCCGGGGTGGCCTTCCTGGACAGTTCGGGGGTGGGACTGTTCATCGGCCTTCGCCGGCTGTGCGAGGACGAGGGCAAGGCCTTCTCCATCGCCAATCCCTCCCCGCCCATCCGCAAGCTTTTCGACATGCTGCGCCTGACGGACTATTTCGCCGTATCGGCGACGCCTGTCACCTCCCCCGGCGCCACCCCCTCCGCCTGACCCGTCCCATGCGGATTTGCATCGTCGACGACTCGGAGAGTTTCCGCATCTACCTCGAAAGCCTGCTGCGCCAGGCCGGCCATGACGACGTCGTGTCCCACGCCTCGGCCGAGGCGTTCCTGGCCGCCCTCGGCCGCAGGGACGCCCGCCTGCCCGATCTGGTCCTCATGGACTGCATCATGCCCGGCCAGGGCGGCCTCGGCGGCACCCGGAGGATGAAGGCCGACCCGGCCCTGGCCGATATCCCGGTCATCATGATCACGGTCAGCGACGACGACGAAAACCTGGCCGCGGCCTTCGCCGCCGGGGCCATGGACTTCATCCGAAAGCCCCCCAGGCGTCCGGAACTCCTCTCCCGGGTGGACTCGGCCCTGCGCCTCAAGCAGGCCATCGACGAGCGAAAGGCCCGGGAGCGGGAGCTCAAGGCCGAAAAGGACGGCATTGCCGCCATCCTCGAATACTCCCACGACGGCATTGCCGTCCTCGGCCACGACGGACGCTTCACCTTCGTCTCCCCGGGCATGGAGCGGATCTTCGGGCTGCCGGCCGACACCTACACCACGGCCGACCGGTGGATCGACACCGTCTTTCCCGACGCGGCCGCCCAACACGACCTGGCCGACATCGTGGCCTCGCGCCCGGCGCCGGGCCACGTCTGGCAGCGGCTCTACCCCTTTGCCGACAAAAACGGCCAGCGCCGGACCTGCCAGATCCACTTTTCCACCATGCCCGTCGGGGACCTCATCCTCAATATCGAGGACGTGACCTTATTTGCCAAACAGAAGGAAGACCTGGAGAAAAAGCACAGCCGCCACCAGAAGGACCTGGAGGCCGCGGCCGAGATCCAGCAGAGCCTGCTGCCCCGGCGCTTCTCCATGACCGATTCCCTGAAGTTCGCCTGGGAGTTTTGGCCCTGCGAATCCATCGGCGGCGACATCTTCAACGTCTTTCCGCTCGGGCCCCGGCACGTGGGCCTTTACATGCTGGACGTCTCCGGCCACGGCGTGGCCTCGTCCCTGGTGGCCCTTTCGGTCTACAACTTCATGCACTACCAGCGTTCGACC encodes:
- a CDS encoding STAS domain-containing protein, producing the protein MERLAHTNTEEALVIGLSGEIIMDVVIELKAEIAPLIQNASRKAVVLDLSGVAFLDSSGVGLFIGLRRLCEDEGKAFSIANPSPPIRKLFDMLRLTDYFAVSATPVTSPGATPSA
- a CDS encoding SpoIIE family protein phosphatase, whose translation is MRICIVDDSESFRIYLESLLRQAGHDDVVSHASAEAFLAALGRRDARLPDLVLMDCIMPGQGGLGGTRRMKADPALADIPVIMITVSDDDENLAAAFAAGAMDFIRKPPRRPELLSRVDSALRLKQAIDERKARERELKAEKDGIAAILEYSHDGIAVLGHDGRFTFVSPGMERIFGLPADTYTTADRWIDTVFPDAAAQHDLADIVASRPAPGHVWQRLYPFADKNGQRRTCQIHFSTMPVGDLILNIEDVTLFAKQKEDLEKKHSRHQKDLEAAAEIQQSLLPRRFSMTDSLKFAWEFWPCESIGGDIFNVFPLGPRHVGLYMLDVSGHGVASSLVALSVYNFMHYQRSTLIDRSEGRIDVVPPEVVLEKLDEEFPFQKFSKFFTMFYMALDLATGQARYCNAGHPPPWRVTPAGDILALPVRGTIVGLGGFQPYRVGEVTLAPGDKLILVSDGLADTLGPGGLFYGEERTLAILRDKAGSPVGEVLAAMRTEAAAFCGHTPPRDDVSLLGVEFMRQKA